One Nocardia iowensis DNA window includes the following coding sequences:
- a CDS encoding DMT family transporter, with amino-acid sequence MRIRLLLVLVMALWGSAFASSKLAVHEVPHEVAGFLRFLIGTVVLVVVLRLPRLDPRETTRVAGLGLVGVFGYNVLFFLGLSLAPAADGSVIVPMTAPVITVLVLTVRDRVRPSGPRALGLAAAVTGGVVFFVGIPSSGGNRLLGDLVFLGAAACWACYTMLGAPILARLAAPTVTVYATAAGTVALGLFAAPALPDVAWSDLGVEFWLNQAYLGVLPTALAYVLYYRAVGQVGPATAATAMFLVPAFGLACAWVVLGETIEPMQAVGAGLMFVGAWLNTRKDTPREATPPPVQPVELASLPAQRDSNL; translated from the coding sequence GTGCGTATCCGACTGTTGCTTGTCCTGGTTATGGCCTTGTGGGGAAGTGCGTTCGCCTCCTCGAAGTTGGCGGTGCACGAGGTGCCGCACGAGGTCGCGGGATTCCTAAGGTTTTTGATCGGCACCGTGGTGCTGGTCGTCGTGCTGCGGCTACCTCGACTGGATCCGAGAGAAACGACCCGCGTCGCCGGGCTCGGCCTGGTCGGCGTGTTCGGCTACAACGTGCTGTTCTTCCTCGGTTTGTCCCTCGCCCCCGCGGCCGACGGGAGCGTGATCGTGCCGATGACCGCACCCGTCATCACCGTTCTCGTCCTGACCGTGCGCGACCGCGTCCGCCCGTCCGGCCCGCGGGCGCTCGGTCTTGCCGCCGCGGTGACCGGGGGTGTTGTCTTCTTCGTGGGCATTCCGTCGTCCGGTGGCAACCGTCTTCTCGGTGACCTCGTCTTCCTCGGCGCCGCCGCGTGCTGGGCCTGCTACACCATGCTCGGCGCGCCGATCCTGGCTCGGCTGGCCGCCCCGACCGTCACCGTGTACGCGACAGCCGCGGGCACGGTGGCGCTCGGCCTGTTCGCCGCGCCCGCGTTGCCCGACGTCGCGTGGTCCGACCTCGGCGTCGAATTCTGGCTCAACCAGGCATATCTCGGCGTCCTGCCGACGGCGCTTGCCTACGTCCTCTACTACCGCGCCGTCGGTCAGGTCGGACCCGCTACCGCCGCGACCGCGATGTTCCTGGTCCCGGCCTTCGGGTTGGCCTGCGCCTGGGTCGTTCTCGGTGAAACGATCGAGCCGATGCAGGCCGTGGGCGCGGGGCTGATGTTCGTCGGCGCCTGGCTGAACACGCGCAAGGACACCCCGCGCGAAGCGACACCGCCGCCGGTCCAGCCGGTCGAGCTGGCTTCGCTACCGGCACAACGTGATTCGAACCTTTGA
- a CDS encoding lipase family protein translates to MSGSKARTWDARGIAWWLPGLAVIVSGVLLYSPFGVSLIAGRVVVAVAMLVLAASAAARWWLAGRAQSPDAASEHTGGHDPGLGHARRLLGVEALLAAGFAVFGGAAMTMSVSTALMWVGACWIGVGLCALLAGTRRDEVVVASAALAGWQVLAGVILTTLPFRTGLDFTAWTIIALLITGTAMVVRGVRLTVPLPRASALRWWRPAAVTAQLVVLVATVGWYGTIVTQAAQQTAEQDRLAAFYEVPQGISPGAPGTVIRSAPMSLPGVHGRGWRILYWSQDRHGTPAVSSGMVFTPLTEGTNRPILNFAHGTVSLGADCAPSRQSEIASSMPWLNDALGRGWVVAASDYAGAAGTGDGEHYLVAADQGRDTLNAARAAHNLPGSGAGADMVIYGVSQGGLISLAAAALSPTYAPELHLVADAANAAASDIAGILRARPPQLLNGWAVTPFLTTQYAKAYPQLDPNALLTPQAAARNHEMAGAGCAATPFAALFPRLTIVPGMGDYFKGDPLADPGWLHAFEENRAPDMPPGIPVYLAHGLDDQLVPPKFTAALVDRYCSAGSRVTTQWNPGVGHDNDNEKAVSPRVIQWFADRLAGTPSPDNCGQPLPASLTGH, encoded by the coding sequence GTGAGCGGTAGCAAGGCCCGGACCTGGGACGCACGCGGTATCGCGTGGTGGCTGCCCGGGCTCGCGGTGATCGTGTCGGGAGTACTGCTGTACTCGCCCTTCGGCGTCTCGCTGATCGCGGGACGGGTGGTTGTCGCGGTCGCGATGCTGGTGCTGGCGGCGTCCGCTGCGGCGCGGTGGTGGTTGGCCGGGCGGGCGCAGTCACCGGATGCCGCATCCGAGCACACTGGCGGTCACGATCCCGGCCTCGGGCACGCTCGGCGATTGCTGGGTGTCGAGGCGCTACTCGCCGCTGGGTTCGCTGTCTTCGGTGGCGCGGCGATGACCATGTCGGTGTCGACGGCGTTGATGTGGGTCGGGGCGTGTTGGATCGGTGTCGGGCTCTGTGCGCTGCTGGCCGGGACGCGGCGCGATGAGGTCGTCGTGGCGTCCGCGGCTCTGGCGGGCTGGCAGGTCCTGGCCGGGGTGATTCTGACGACGCTGCCGTTTCGTACCGGGTTGGATTTCACGGCGTGGACAATCATCGCGCTGTTGATCACCGGGACGGCGATGGTGGTGCGCGGCGTCCGGCTCACTGTGCCGCTACCTCGCGCGAGCGCCCTGCGTTGGTGGCGCCCGGCCGCGGTGACCGCGCAGCTTGTCGTGCTCGTCGCGACGGTCGGCTGGTACGGGACGATCGTCACGCAGGCCGCCCAGCAGACTGCCGAGCAGGATCGGCTGGCTGCCTTCTACGAAGTGCCCCAGGGTATTTCCCCTGGTGCACCCGGCACGGTGATCCGTTCCGCGCCGATGTCGCTGCCCGGCGTGCACGGCCGCGGCTGGCGCATCCTGTACTGGTCGCAGGATCGGCACGGCACCCCGGCGGTGTCTTCCGGCATGGTCTTCACGCCGCTCACCGAGGGCACCAATCGGCCGATCCTGAACTTCGCCCACGGCACCGTCAGCCTCGGTGCCGATTGCGCGCCGAGCAGGCAATCCGAGATCGCCTCGTCCATGCCCTGGCTCAACGACGCGCTCGGGCGCGGGTGGGTGGTCGCCGCCAGCGACTACGCGGGCGCGGCGGGCACCGGCGACGGCGAGCACTACCTCGTCGCCGCCGACCAGGGCCGCGACACCCTGAACGCCGCCCGCGCCGCGCACAACCTGCCCGGTTCCGGGGCAGGCGCCGACATGGTGATCTACGGCGTCTCGCAAGGTGGCCTCATCTCGCTGGCCGCCGCCGCCCTGTCACCTACTTATGCGCCCGAACTGCATCTGGTCGCCGACGCCGCCAACGCCGCGGCCTCCGACATCGCGGGCATCCTCCGCGCGCGCCCACCCCAACTCCTCAACGGCTGGGCCGTCACCCCCTTTCTCACCACCCAATACGCGAAGGCCTATCCCCAACTCGACCCGAACGCCCTCCTCACCCCCCAAGCCGCCGCGCGCAATCATGAAATGGCCGGGGCAGGCTGCGCCGCAACACCTTTCGCCGCACTCTTCCCCCGCCTCACCATCGTGCCCGGCATGGGCGACTACTTCAAAGGCGACCCACTCGCCGACCCCGGCTGGCTGCATGCCTTCGAGGAAAACCGCGCACCCGACATGCCGCCCGGCATACCGGTCTACCTGGCCCACGGCCTCGACGACCAACTCGTCCCGCCGAAATTCACCGCCGCCCTTGTCGACCGTTACTGCTCCGCCGGGAGCCGGGTGACCACCCAGTGGAACCCTGGTGTCGGTCACGACAACGACAACGAGAAGGCCGTCTCGCCGCGCGTCATCCAGTGGTTCGCCGACCGCCTCGCCGGGACTCCGTCACCTGACAATTGCGGGCAACCCCTCCCCGCGTCCCTCACCGGCCACTAG
- a CDS encoding alpha/beta fold hydrolase — MADNEYFLAPNIGKPTEKVGYFATKAGFDRFAVAYTNGMAALPQPAEQVAVSTSFGPVRAYRFGDAASTPLVLLSGRQASTPMWAANLPGLMTDRTVWSIDSIGEPGASTQQKELVTPADQVAWLTEALTGLGLRRTHLLGASIGGWLAIQVALHRPEYAASVTLLDPANTFAPLTWKMIAVSLGSLLPGMPMRMRYWLLGRISGGVPIDDSIPEGRLIASAMRDFTSAQPMPVRPTVEELARIKVHVLAILAGRSIVHNAARAAETARTIPGAQVEVWPDASHAVNGEFPDRIAQRFAEFAANVP; from the coding sequence GTGGCCGACAACGAGTATTTCCTGGCACCGAACATCGGAAAACCCACCGAGAAGGTCGGATACTTCGCGACCAAAGCAGGATTCGATCGATTCGCCGTCGCTTACACCAACGGCATGGCCGCGCTACCCCAGCCCGCCGAGCAGGTCGCCGTGTCGACCTCCTTCGGCCCGGTCCGCGCCTATCGCTTCGGCGACGCGGCCAGCACGCCCCTGGTGCTCCTGTCCGGCAGACAGGCGTCGACGCCGATGTGGGCCGCGAACCTGCCCGGCCTGATGACGGACCGCACCGTGTGGTCGATCGACAGCATCGGCGAGCCCGGCGCCAGCACCCAGCAGAAAGAACTCGTCACCCCGGCCGACCAGGTCGCATGGCTGACCGAGGCACTCACCGGACTCGGACTGCGACGCACCCACCTGCTCGGTGCCAGCATCGGCGGCTGGCTGGCCATCCAGGTGGCGCTGCATCGCCCCGAGTACGCGGCCTCGGTAACCCTGCTCGATCCAGCGAATACCTTTGCGCCCCTTACCTGGAAGATGATCGCCGTATCGCTGGGCAGCCTCCTCCCTGGCATGCCGATGCGCATGCGCTACTGGCTACTCGGCCGCATCTCGGGCGGCGTGCCGATAGACGATTCGATACCCGAGGGCCGCCTGATCGCCTCTGCCATGCGCGATTTCACCTCAGCACAGCCGATGCCGGTCCGCCCGACCGTCGAAGAACTGGCCAGGATCAAGGTCCACGTGCTCGCGATCTTGGCCGGGCGCAGCATCGTTCACAACGCAGCCCGCGCCGCCGAGACCGCCCGGACAATTCCCGGCGCGCAGGTCGAGGTCTGGCCGGATGCCTCGCATGCCGTCAACGGCGAGTTCCCGGACCGCATCGCCCAGCGCTTCGCCGAGTTCGCAGCGAACGTTCCATAA
- a CDS encoding nuclear transport factor 2 family protein, producing the protein MNTLVAQYLEAWNTTEATARKAAIARVFTDTATYTDPLMAVTGHQGIDAAIAAAQAQFPGWTFRLAGPVDAHHDQVRFTWELGPADAPAVVIGFDVAIIDNGRIANVYGFLDKVPATV; encoded by the coding sequence ATGAACACTCTTGTCGCCCAGTACCTCGAAGCCTGGAACACCACCGAGGCCACCGCACGCAAAGCCGCTATCGCCCGCGTCTTCACCGACACCGCCACCTACACCGACCCACTGATGGCCGTGACCGGACACCAGGGCATCGACGCCGCAATCGCCGCCGCCCAAGCACAATTCCCCGGCTGGACCTTCCGCCTGGCCGGACCCGTCGACGCCCACCACGACCAAGTCCGCTTCACCTGGGAACTCGGACCCGCCGACGCACCCGCAGTCGTGATCGGCTTCGACGTCGCCATCATCGACAACGGCCGCATCGCCAACGTCTACGGCTTCCTCGACAAAGTCCCCGCCACCGTCTAA
- a CDS encoding MarR family winged helix-turn-helix transcriptional regulator, producing MSDSGPADHAALTRLVFELTLLARHFPASLLRRPGFQLDRSAFLILTRLEFDAPLSLRELSEAFQLDISTINRQVAAMLKQGLVDRVPDPEGGIARKIQASAKGLEALAADRLQSRDGIGAVVADWPHTDVDQLSRLIARFNQSVEHIEENPWPRPPDIQ from the coding sequence ATGTCCGATTCCGGTCCTGCCGACCACGCAGCGCTCACCCGCCTGGTCTTCGAGCTGACCTTGCTCGCCAGGCACTTCCCCGCGTCGCTGCTGCGCCGTCCCGGCTTCCAGCTCGACCGCTCGGCCTTCCTCATCCTGACCAGACTGGAGTTCGACGCCCCGCTCAGCCTGCGCGAGCTGTCCGAGGCGTTCCAACTCGACATCTCCACGATCAACCGCCAGGTCGCCGCGATGCTCAAGCAGGGACTCGTCGACCGCGTCCCCGACCCCGAAGGCGGCATCGCCCGCAAGATCCAGGCCAGTGCCAAGGGCCTGGAAGCACTGGCCGCCGATCGACTGCAGAGCCGCGACGGCATCGGCGCGGTGGTCGCCGACTGGCCGCACACCGATGTCGACCAGTTGAGCAGGTTGATCGCGCGATTCAACCAATCGGTCGAACACATCGAAGAGAACCCCTGGCCCCGCCCACCGGACATCCAGTAG
- a CDS encoding AraC family transcriptional regulator: MAEREWVTYRRMSNRPVEVMRAHFERHVYHPHSHETYSFGLTQFGAQSFDCRGASRISAAGMVMAFNPDEPHDGHSATELGFTYSIVHIGAELVTDLLSDQAGRPTGLPLFTDPVLPDPVLSSALNRLCASLIQPAIELAADEALAASVAAMVRRGARRPLVSSSATLNVSAGADLARRVRAVLDDRYLDPLSMDDLVGATGCSRFALYRAFRAKYGLAPSDYQRQLRLRAARRLIAAGRPVAEAATESGFADQAHLTRWFRRYYGITPGIYANAI, encoded by the coding sequence GTGGCGGAGCGCGAGTGGGTGACGTACCGGCGGATGTCGAACCGTCCGGTCGAGGTGATGCGCGCCCACTTCGAGCGGCACGTCTATCACCCGCACAGCCATGAGACGTATTCGTTCGGGCTCACCCAGTTCGGCGCGCAGAGCTTCGACTGCCGTGGCGCGTCGCGGATCAGCGCGGCGGGCATGGTGATGGCGTTCAACCCGGACGAACCGCACGACGGGCACAGCGCCACTGAGCTGGGTTTCACTTATTCGATCGTCCACATCGGCGCAGAGCTGGTCACCGACCTGTTGTCCGACCAAGCCGGGCGGCCCACCGGCCTGCCCCTCTTCACTGACCCCGTGTTACCCGACCCGGTGCTGTCCTCCGCCTTGAATCGGTTGTGCGCCAGTCTGATCCAGCCCGCCATCGAACTGGCCGCCGACGAGGCATTGGCCGCATCGGTCGCCGCCATGGTGCGCCGCGGCGCCCGCCGACCGCTGGTGAGCTCGTCCGCCACCCTCAACGTCAGCGCGGGAGCCGACCTCGCCCGCCGCGTCCGCGCCGTCCTCGACGACCGTTACCTCGACCCCCTCTCCATGGACGACCTCGTCGGCGCCACCGGCTGCAGCCGCTTCGCCCTCTACCGCGCGTTCCGCGCCAAGTACGGCCTGGCCCCCAGCGACTACCAACGCCAACTCCGCCTCCGCGCCGCCCGCCGCCTGATCGCCGCAGGCCGCCCCGTCGCCGAAGCAGCAACCGAATCCGGCTTCGCCGACCAAGCGCACTTGACCCGCTGGTTCCGCCGCTACTACGGGATCACCCCCGGCATCTACGCCAACGCCATCTAA
- a CDS encoding glycine betaine ABC transporter substrate-binding protein, giving the protein MSRWLRGLALAAGLLLVAACGLESGGAVPLRVGPGSIRPVPELDGVRIIVGSKDFTEQNILGYLIEFAMTAAGAQVRDLTNIQGSNSLRDAQLHGQIDVAYDYTGTGWVNYLGKETPIPDEAGQFEAVREADLAAHGMVWTAMAPMNNTYALVTSARTAEETGVRTLSDYAALTASDPAAAATCVGTEFNVRQDGFPGLARKYNIDTAKVQKQIVQDALVYQATADARQCRFGSVAATDGRIPALNLVLLQDDQRFFPKYNAAVVMREDFAEAHPQVATILKPISDRLTNEAITELNRQVDVEGREPAEVARDWMVAQGFVTAR; this is encoded by the coding sequence GTGAGCCGGTGGTTGCGTGGCCTGGCGCTGGCGGCCGGGTTGCTGTTGGTCGCCGCCTGCGGCCTGGAGTCCGGTGGTGCGGTGCCGCTGCGGGTGGGGCCGGGCAGCATTCGTCCGGTTCCCGAACTCGACGGCGTCCGAATCATCGTGGGATCCAAGGATTTCACCGAGCAGAACATCCTCGGCTACCTCATCGAGTTCGCCATGACGGCGGCGGGTGCGCAGGTGCGGGACCTGACGAACATCCAGGGCTCCAACAGTCTTCGCGACGCCCAGCTGCACGGTCAGATTGATGTCGCCTACGACTACACCGGCACCGGCTGGGTGAACTACCTCGGCAAAGAGACCCCGATACCGGACGAGGCAGGCCAATTCGAGGCCGTCCGCGAGGCCGACCTCGCCGCGCACGGCATGGTGTGGACGGCCATGGCGCCGATGAACAACACCTACGCGCTGGTGACGAGCGCGCGCACCGCCGAGGAGACCGGCGTCCGCACGCTGTCCGACTACGCCGCGCTGACCGCGTCCGACCCGGCGGCCGCGGCCACCTGCGTCGGCACCGAATTCAATGTGCGCCAGGACGGATTCCCCGGTCTGGCCCGCAAATACAACATCGACACGGCCAAGGTCCAGAAGCAGATCGTCCAGGATGCCCTGGTGTATCAGGCCACCGCCGACGCCAGGCAGTGCAGGTTCGGTTCCGTCGCCGCCACCGACGGCCGCATTCCCGCACTGAATCTCGTGCTGCTGCAAGATGATCAGCGCTTCTTCCCGAAATACAATGCGGCAGTGGTGATGCGCGAGGATTTCGCCGAGGCGCACCCCCAGGTCGCCACCATCCTGAAGCCCATCTCCGATCGCCTCACCAATGAGGCTATTACCGAGCTCAATCGTCAGGTCGATGTCGAGGGTCGCGAGCCTGCCGAGGTTGCCCGTGACTGGATGGTCGCCCAGGGGTTCGTCACCGCCCGCTGA
- a CDS encoding TIGR03086 family metal-binding protein, which yields MNAPDTATIATLTPVWRDVLADSYRALANVVAGVRDDQWQLPTPCSEWNVTQVVQHAAGDQLAFAMALGIGTGPADNPFEPSGTIDGSPEALVDNAIEQTAAAWATVTDTTETVPTPLPHGALATPVAAVMCALDAAVHAWDIAIATGQPSPLTDELAGYLLTAARTAHPAPGSGQDAEIIEPLRQWGAYAAIVGGRSDDTAVAELLRYLGRDPRI from the coding sequence ATGAACGCCCCCGACACCGCCACCATCGCCACCCTGACCCCGGTGTGGCGGGACGTGCTCGCCGACTCCTACCGCGCCCTGGCAAACGTTGTCGCCGGTGTCCGCGACGACCAGTGGCAGCTGCCGACCCCTTGCTCGGAATGGAATGTCACGCAGGTGGTGCAGCACGCCGCGGGCGATCAGCTCGCCTTCGCGATGGCCCTCGGCATCGGAACCGGCCCGGCCGACAACCCCTTCGAACCGTCCGGCACCATCGACGGCTCACCGGAAGCCTTGGTGGACAACGCGATCGAGCAGACCGCCGCCGCCTGGGCGACGGTCACCGACACCACCGAAACCGTCCCGACCCCGCTGCCGCACGGCGCACTCGCCACCCCCGTCGCCGCCGTGATGTGCGCGCTGGATGCAGCCGTGCACGCCTGGGACATCGCGATCGCCACCGGCCAGCCGTCACCGTTGACCGACGAACTGGCCGGGTACCTGCTCACCGCCGCCCGCACCGCGCATCCCGCCCCGGGTAGCGGCCAGGACGCGGAAATCATTGAGCCGCTGCGCCAATGGGGCGCCTACGCGGCGATCGTCGGCGGTAGGTCCGACGACACTGCGGTCGCCGAGTTGCTGCGCTACCTCGGCCGCGACCCGCGAATCTGA
- a CDS encoding MFS transporter, with amino-acid sequence MTVAADASSTVPDTDDRRRPAAGVLIATLGMVGVVVSLMQTLVIPIIPTLPDLLNTSASNASWVVTATLLAGAVATPISGRLGDMFGKRRVLFANLISLVAGSVVCATFSSLVPEIIGRSLQGAAVGAIPLGISIMRDELPAEKVGSAMAIMSATLGVGGALGLPLAAVIAQNADWHMLFWTAAGLGIVCAALVFVFVPESPVRTPARFDFGGALGLSIALLALLIPITKGADWGWASAPTLILFAVSLVVFLGWGAFELRQRSPLVDLRVSARPRVLFTNVASIAVGFALYGMSLTFPQLLMAPEQTGYGFGLTMVNAGLALAPTGFVMILLSPVSAKLSAARGPKITLALGSAVIAAGYLCAVVLMNSVWEIMLASMIVAAGVGLAYAAMPALIMGAVPITETAAANGLNSLMRSVGTSTSSAVMSVVLAHMTMQLGPHVFPSRDGFHTTFLIATAAALVAIVLTALIPMRKAPDAAATVGHA; translated from the coding sequence GTGACTGTTGCTGCCGACGCGTCTTCGACCGTCCCCGATACCGATGACCGCCGGCGTCCCGCGGCGGGCGTACTGATCGCGACCCTCGGTATGGTCGGCGTCGTCGTCTCGCTGATGCAGACGCTGGTCATTCCGATCATCCCGACGCTGCCCGACTTGCTGAACACCTCGGCGTCCAATGCCTCCTGGGTGGTCACCGCGACGCTGCTCGCGGGTGCGGTGGCGACACCGATCAGCGGTCGGCTCGGCGACATGTTCGGCAAGCGGCGGGTGCTGTTCGCCAACCTGATCTCGCTGGTTGCCGGTTCGGTCGTCTGCGCGACGTTCTCCTCGCTGGTTCCCGAGATCATCGGGCGCTCGCTGCAGGGCGCGGCGGTCGGCGCGATTCCGTTGGGCATCAGCATCATGCGCGACGAGCTGCCCGCCGAGAAGGTGGGTTCGGCGATGGCGATCATGAGTGCCACGCTCGGCGTCGGCGGCGCCCTCGGCCTGCCGCTTGCCGCGGTGATCGCGCAGAACGCGGACTGGCACATGCTGTTCTGGACCGCGGCGGGGCTCGGCATCGTCTGTGCCGCACTGGTTTTCGTCTTCGTGCCGGAATCGCCGGTGCGCACTCCCGCGCGGTTCGATTTCGGTGGCGCGCTTGGTCTTTCGATCGCGCTGTTGGCATTGCTCATACCGATCACCAAGGGTGCGGACTGGGGCTGGGCCAGCGCGCCGACGCTGATCCTGTTCGCGGTGTCGCTGGTGGTGTTCCTCGGCTGGGGCGCCTTCGAGCTGCGGCAGCGTTCGCCGCTGGTGGACCTGCGGGTCTCGGCGCGGCCCCGGGTGCTGTTCACCAACGTGGCCTCGATCGCGGTCGGCTTCGCCCTCTACGGCATGTCGCTGACCTTCCCGCAGCTGCTGATGGCGCCGGAGCAGACCGGCTACGGGTTCGGCCTGACCATGGTCAACGCCGGATTGGCGCTCGCACCAACCGGATTCGTGATGATCCTGCTTTCGCCGGTGTCGGCGAAGCTGTCCGCGGCACGCGGTCCGAAGATCACCCTCGCGCTCGGCTCGGCGGTGATCGCGGCGGGTTACCTGTGCGCCGTTGTGCTGATGAACAGCGTCTGGGAGATCATGCTCGCGTCGATGATCGTCGCGGCGGGCGTCGGTCTCGCCTACGCCGCGATGCCCGCGCTGATCATGGGCGCGGTACCGATCACCGAAACCGCCGCCGCCAACGGGCTCAACTCGCTGATGCGTTCGGTCGGTACGTCGACCTCGTCGGCGGTGATGAGCGTGGTGCTCGCGCACATGACCATGCAGCTCGGCCCGCATGTGTTCCCGTCGCGGGACGGATTCCACACCACGTTCCTGATCGCCACGGCCGCGGCGCTGGTCGCGATCGTGCTGACCGCGCTGATCCCGATGCGCAAGGCGCCGGACGCGGCGGCGACGGTCGGGCACGCCTGA
- a CDS encoding ABC transporter permease — MTAAIGTPPTTSAPAAQRRAEHIRLFVQPVIVLLLTAGVLVWAFARDLTTTQQASLNASNIVTVTWQHVLISATVVLIVIVIAVPLGTLLTRPGYRRLAPLFVGIANIGAAAPAIGLIVLCYLATRTTGFWIGVAPIAFYSLLPVLRNTILGYQEVDQTLIDAGRGQGMSAATVLRRIEFPLAVPYILAGLRTSLVLAVGTATLSFLVSAGGLGILIDTGYKLRDNVTLVVGAVLAVALALLVDWLGALAEQFLGPRGLK; from the coding sequence GTGACGGCGGCCATCGGAACCCCGCCGACGACGTCCGCGCCGGCCGCCCAGCGCCGGGCCGAGCACATCCGGTTGTTCGTTCAGCCGGTGATCGTGCTGCTGCTCACCGCGGGTGTGCTGGTGTGGGCGTTCGCCCGAGACCTGACCACCACTCAGCAAGCCAGCCTCAACGCGAGCAATATCGTCACCGTCACCTGGCAGCATGTGCTGATCTCGGCGACCGTGGTGCTGATCGTGATCGTTATCGCGGTGCCACTCGGCACGTTGCTCACCCGGCCCGGATACCGCCGTCTGGCACCGCTTTTCGTCGGCATCGCCAATATCGGCGCGGCGGCGCCCGCCATCGGCCTGATCGTGCTGTGCTACCTGGCCACCCGTACCACCGGCTTCTGGATCGGTGTCGCGCCGATCGCGTTCTATTCACTGCTTCCGGTGCTGCGCAACACGATTCTCGGCTATCAGGAGGTGGATCAAACCCTCATCGATGCCGGGCGTGGCCAAGGTATGTCGGCGGCAACGGTGTTGCGCCGCATCGAGTTCCCGCTCGCGGTGCCCTATATCCTGGCCGGCTTGCGCACCTCGCTGGTGCTTGCGGTCGGTACCGCGACGCTGTCGTTCCTGGTAAGCGCGGGTGGCCTCGGCATCCTGATCGACACCGGCTACAAGTTGCGCGACAATGTCACGCTGGTGGTCGGCGCGGTGCTCGCGGTCGCGCTCGCCCTGCTGGTCGACTGGCTCGGTGCGCTCGCCGAGCAGTTCCTCGGGCCAAGGGGGCTGAAGTGA
- a CDS encoding helix-turn-helix transcriptional regulator, translating into MTPATVRVLRLLTLLQDRPHTGRELAERLAITDRTLRNDIQRLRELGYPVHAQRGAIGGYRLGRGTTMPPLLLDDDEAVAVAVAVGLAEDGATGIADITDNVARALAKLDQILPKRLQRKVSALREATAIGPATTGSREPDAPVPAAVLTTLAGAIRDGATVVLEQSDPDHSAEVEPYRLINWQRRWYLVAYRLENHSWSAIPVARIQRADPGTRRFAARSLPDDDLVAFVMRDIASTGWKVHARVTVLAPAETVIARINPAVGVVEAVDADTCVLLTGADALETIAIYLSMLMMDFRVDGPPELVTHIRTLARRYAAAVAPDDSE; encoded by the coding sequence GTGACGCCAGCCACAGTTCGCGTGCTGCGTTTGCTGACGCTGCTGCAGGACCGCCCGCACACCGGTCGGGAACTGGCCGAGCGGTTGGCAATCACCGACCGGACCCTGCGCAACGACATCCAACGCCTGCGCGAGCTGGGCTACCCCGTGCACGCGCAACGCGGCGCGATCGGCGGATACCGGCTCGGTCGCGGCACCACGATGCCGCCGCTGCTGCTGGACGACGACGAGGCAGTGGCCGTCGCGGTGGCCGTCGGTCTTGCCGAGGACGGCGCCACCGGGATCGCGGACATCACCGATAACGTCGCCCGCGCACTGGCCAAACTCGACCAGATTCTGCCGAAACGCCTGCAGCGCAAGGTGTCCGCGCTGCGCGAAGCCACCGCCATCGGACCCGCCACTACCGGCTCAAGGGAACCGGATGCCCCGGTGCCCGCCGCGGTCCTGACCACGCTCGCCGGAGCCATCCGCGACGGTGCCACCGTCGTGCTCGAACAGTCGGACCCCGACCACAGCGCGGAAGTCGAACCCTATCGGCTCATCAATTGGCAGCGGCGCTGGTATCTGGTTGCCTACCGGCTCGAAAACCATTCCTGGAGTGCGATTCCCGTCGCCAGAATCCAGCGCGCCGACCCCGGCACGCGGCGTTTCGCCGCCCGCTCACTCCCCGACGACGACCTGGTCGCCTTCGTCATGCGAGACATCGCCAGCACCGGCTGGAAGGTGCACGCCCGCGTCACCGTCCTCGCCCCCGCCGAAACCGTGATCGCCCGCATCAACCCCGCGGTCGGCGTAGTCGAAGCCGTCGACGCCGACACCTGTGTCCTGCTGACCGGCGCAGACGCCTTGGAAACCATCGCCATCTACTTGAGCATGCTGATGATGGACTTCCGAGTAGACGGCCCACCGGAATTAGTCACCCACATCCGCACCCTCGCCCGCCGCTACGCCGCCGCCGTCGCACCAGACGACAGCGAATAA